AAGTCTTCGACCTTCCTGCGATCCACATGGAAGTGACGGCGCACCGGATAGAGATCAAACGCTGCCCCGGTGTGGCGCAGAAAATCGGGGCTTATTTCCCCACGGGGTGTCGGGTCCGGTGCACTACGGCCCTGGCGTAAAAACTTGGGCGGTTTATTTTCAGACGCAGCATTTTGTGCCGGTCGATCACGGCCCAGATTTTTGAAGACCTGCTCCATCATCGGATTGCGGAAGGGACGCTGATCAAAGCCGGACAAGACTTCGTAGCGGAAATTGAACCGGCCACGGGGGCGGTGAAAGAGCCATGACGCCAAGCGGCGGTGTTGCACGCCGATGAATCGGGAATGCGGGCGAAAAGGGAAACTCCATGGAAACCCTGTCGTGGCTACGGATAAGCTAACGGATGACACGGTTCATGCGCAGCGGGGCCAAACCGCCATGGAGGATGCGCGGATTCTGCCGGATTTTAAGGGATGGGTGATGCACGATCATTGGAAACCCTACTTTGGTTATGTCGATTGCAGCCATGCTCTTTGCAATGCGCATCCTCTTCGGGAATTGCAGTTTATCGAAAAACACTATGGACAACGATGGGCCGCGATGATGGCGGGTCTCCTCCTGGAGATCAAACAAGCGGTCGCAATAACCCAAGACCAGGGAACCCCGGCGTTGCCCGCTGAAGCGTTGGCGCGGTTTGAACGGCGCTATGATCAAATCGTCAATGCGGGGTATCTCGTGAATCCGCGTCCACCGCCCAATCCAGGGGAACATCGAAAAGAGAGGTCACCCTGCCCAAACACCGCCGCTCAATCTGCTGGATCGGCTGCAGGATTTTAAGCCGCAAACCTTGGCGTTCATGACGGACTTCCGCGTCCCGTTTGATAATAACCAAGCGGAACGGGATGTACGTATAGGGTTAAGGTCAAACAAAAGGTCTCAGGCAGGGTTCAGGACGCTAGATGGCGCAAAAGACTTTGCGCGGATTCGGGGGTATCTCTCAACGGCTCGCAAGAATGCGGTGAATGTGTTTACAGCGATCCAGGATGCGTTCTGCGGTAAACCCTTTATCCCAGCCTATGCTTCTCAATAAGAAGCTGTATTCAACAACCATGAGAAATGAAGCTTGTAGATACCTGAGTAGTTACTGAATTTTGTTAAAAGGTTGTGTCGAAGCGCTTTTATGGAGTTATTGAAATACAAAAAGAATACCTTTGATTGCTATGATTCCCAAGCAAATTATTCTTATGAAGATGAAATAGAAAAAGTAAATTTTTGTTATTTCAAGTTCTCCAAAAGTTTTAGGTAAAATAAGCCAGGAATGAACTAGATAATCCTCACCACCTATCAGTTTTAGGTAAAATTTGAAGCGGATAGCTTTAGGTTGAGAGGAACGATGGGAACCGTCAGAAAACTGGCTGATGAGGTGGAACGAGGGCTTGGCGAAGCGCATCCGCGACTGCGCAAGACGGTGGTCAAGAAGCTTGCGTTGGCGGTGGGCGCGATGATCGAGGGCCAAACGCCGAACACGGTGGAACGGCCAACCTGCTGCCGTTGGAAACGGAGCGTCAGGACATCGCGAACAGTGGCTGAGGCGTTTGCTGAAGAACCCGCTGCTGCCCGGCTCGGCGCTGATGGAGCCATTTGCCACGGAGGAACTGGCCAAGGCCTGTCGACACGGTCAGACCGTGTTGCTGAGCCTGGACCAGACCGACCTGAGTGACCGGATGGCGGTATTGATGGTGAGCCTGCGGTCGGTGACCGGGCGCTGCCGCTGGCGTGGCTGGCCAAAGAAGGGGCGGCCAACATCGGGTTCGAAGGCCAGAGGACCGTGCTGGAGCAGGTACTGGCCTGGTTACCGGAAGAGGCGGAAGTGGTGCTGTTGGCGGACCGGTTTTATCCCTCATCCGATCTGTTCGGCTGGCTCGAGGCCCAGGGGCTGGGGCTACCGGCTGCGACTGAAGGGCAACCTGCTGGCGGATCCAGGCCATGGCGCCGAGGTGACCACCGGGGAGTTGGCGCAAGGCGTGACCGAACGCCATCTGCCGGGAGTGAGGCTGTTCGCACGGGGCGTCATGACGAACCTGGGCATTCTTCACGAGGCCGGCCACCCCGAGCCGTGGATCATTGCCATGGACTGCACCCAACCGGGCGGCGGTGCTGGACTACGCCGCGCGCTGGGCCATCGGGCCGATGTTCTCCGACTTTAAGGGCCGGGGCTTCGAGCTGGGAGGCTCGCAACTCGGGCACGACGACCGCCTGGAGCGGCTGATCCTTATCATGTCGCTGGCGATGTACTGGTGTGTCCGCATCGGTCAGGAGGATGCCTTGAACCGCCCGACGCCGCTCGAAAAAAAACACAACAGCAGAGCGA
The window above is part of the Bdellovibrionales bacterium genome. Proteins encoded here:
- a CDS encoding transposase, which produces MNRECGRKGKLHGNPVVATDKLTDDTVHAQRGQTAMEDARILPDFKGWVMHDHWKPYFGYVDCSHALCNAHPLRELQFIEKHYGQRWAAMMAGLLLEIKQAVAITQDQGTPALPAEALARFERRYDQIVNAGYLVNPRPPPNPGEHRKERSPCPNTAAQSAGSAAGF
- a CDS encoding transposase encodes the protein MRVHRPIQGNIEKRGHPAQTPPLNLLDRLQDFKPQTLAFMTDFRVPFDNNQAERDVRIGLRSNKRSQAGFRTLDGAKDFARIRGYLSTARKNAVNVFTAIQDAFCGKPFIPAYASQ